TGACTGGAAACGCCATCAAATTCACCCCAGAAGGGCATGTTGTCATAGCCGTACGCTACTCACAGAACGAGATGCGTCCGTTGACAATATCGGTACAGGACACCGGAATCGGCATTGAGGAAACACAGCGAGATCGTATTTTCGAAGCCTTTCAACAAGTCCAGGATGATCTGAACCGAAATTTCGAGGGCACGGGCCTCGGCCTAGCAATTACTTCCAGATTGGTTGAGATGATGGGTGGGACAATTTCAGTCAGTTCTCAACTGAATGTGGGTTCACAATTCACGGTCTCGTTGGACTTACCTACAGAACCGGCGCTAACTAAGCGTGATGCGATTTCGAGTTATAAAAGCGTCCAAAGCTCCACAATCGCCTTCGTGTCGAACGATCCCTTAGCGCAGGCCCTATTCGAACGCGATTTTATCCCGTTTGCCGCGCAAATCAACACGACGGATCGGCTGACCGGTTTCTTTTGGGAACAGGATACGTCACCCGATATTGTCGTGCTGGACTATCCATTTGATCGCGACACGCCAGTTACAAGCGGATTGTCTATTTGTGACCAGCTATGGTCAAATTCAACTCAGGAAAAAGTCCCAGTGATTTTCCTAAGTGAGCTCAAAACCATGGCTGCATTGAATGACTTGCAAAACCATGGGCCTGTCAAAATTCTACCCAAACCTCTGCGACAAGAGCTTCTGTTGCAGGAAATCTCTGCACTTTTACAGGAGAAAGCGCCAAACGACGCATCCTGTTCTGAGCAGACCGACACAAAGCTAGCGATCTACTACACAGATGTCATCCCCAAGATATTGATCGCGGAGGACAACAAGACCAACCAGTTTGTGTTGCGCAAACTCTTGGAACCGACAGGGGCCAATCTCAGTTTCTGCGGCGATGGTCTGGAGGCCGTCAAAGTGTTTCGCGAACAGCCGTTTAATTTGGTTTTGATGGATGTTTCAATGCCTGGACTAGATGGATTAAGCGCCACAAAAGAAATACGCGCTTTCGAGGCTGAAAATCGTCGCGAAGAATGCCCAATCATCGCAATTACGGCAAATGCCTCAAAAACCGACCAGGAGAAATGCTTAGCTGCAGGCATGTCCTGTGCGTTGGCGAAACCCGTCAGAAAACAGGAATTATACAACGCATTGGCACGATGGATTCCCCGTGCCCCATTGCACTCAAAGCCTTATTCAGAGCGAAATTAGAAATTTAAATAAACTTGCCTCGCTACTGCCAGCATGCTGGTTTTTTAAACTCGAAACTTATGGCAGTTACCGTGCAGTTCACGACAGCGTAAATCGCAGCAGACATTACTTAGTTCTCACCCTGAACATTGCCGTTGTTGGTGCAAACCTCAGCGAAAGGCGGTTCTCCACCCTTTTTGCTTCAGGCGTCCTCCATGCTGCACTGCACACCAATGTCGTAGAAGGGCTGGCTCCTGCCGTTAGACGGGTTTGGGTCGATTCCGAGGAAAAACAACGTGTTTCTGGCGGCAATCGCCCCGTGGCATTTACGCGTGTCATATGCGCCATCAGCTGTGACACTGCCGATGCCCTGATTGGACGGGATTTGGTTCAGAAGATCTGGCAACTCCGGCGCATCTCCAACGTTACTACTGGTGACTTCAACCGTTCGATCTTCCAGCGTTTCCTTGTCGATGCCTACGTGTATCCTACGCCAGAAGCGGCGTTTGGGGCCGCCATGCTTGCGGGCGTTCCATTCCTCTTCACCTTCAGCTTGAATCCCCATTTTATCGATAAAAATTCAGTGGCCCGGTGGAGCCACAGTACGACAGGTTCACAATCAGCGTTCGCTAGCGGTGGCATAAGGTGGTGATGTCCGGGACTGCCCAATCCAGCCCGGCCAACCGCAAAAAGATTTGGGCGAACCCGTTCGTCTGGCGAAGCGGCGTGCCAAACAAAACCTTCAGCGCCAGACAGATCTGAAGGGCGGCGTCACTTGAACTGCTGTTGGCGATTGCACTACCCGTTTGGTAGCGTGGTTCAATCAATCTCTGGATCAAACCTTATCGACATCCATCCGCGCTGCTTCAAGCTGTCATTGTAAGATGATCAATTCTTGGTCTTGTACTTGGTAGAGGCCCAACCGCTCATGCCGTAAGCTATCACGCTGAATTCATGAGATGAATTCCCTCGGCCAATTTGTGCAACAAAGCTCTAGGAAAGTTCCACTCCCACTTCAAAAACAATGTCAGACAATGTTGACATAATGTCAGACAAAGGCAATGGTACACCGACTCGCCAACGAAGGGGCCACTACGTGTCGGACAACCACCCTAAGACTAAACAGACGAAAGCGGCCGCCGCTGAGGACCTGCTGCGACATCTTCAGCCGCTGGAATCCGGGCGAGGTGTGCTGGATGCATTGGTTGAAATGATCGAAGCTGCGAACCTTCAGGTTGGAGACCGGCTGCCGCCCGAAGTTGAACTTGCACGCCGTTTGAACGTTGGGCGATCCACCATTCGCGAGGCGCTAAAGGCCTGGCAGGGCATGGGCATTGTTGTACGCAATAAAGGCGCGGGAACGACGCTTGCGGCTGAGATTTCAACGAGCTCTATCCGCATACCATTGACCCTGAAAGTTGAGGCCGAAAGCCTGCTGCGAACCCATGCGGTACGTCGCCCGCTCGAGGTTGAGGCTGTAAGGATTGCCACCCGGCTGGCGACCGACCAGCAGCGCAAGGTTATCACCGCAAGAATGGCTGAGCTGATAGCAGTGTACGAGGCCAACGAAGATTGGCGTCCGGCTGATGCCAGGTTTCATAGCGCAATCTATGAGGCGTCCGGAAACCCCTTGTTTCAACAGTTGATTTCGCAGATCCACGGCGCGTTTCACGACATCTACAAAACACCATTTGGTACGCCTCATCTGGGTCAGGCCAGCATCCCGCTGCATCGCCCACTGGCCGAGGCGATTACTGCCGGAGATGTCGATACCGCTGCGAGATTGTCTGCTGAAATTAGCGACATAGTAGAACAGGAAGTTCTCGAAGTGATGAAGGGTCAGAAACGTGACTAACGACAGCGAAAGCCTGGAAATATCGACACTATTGGCGGCTGCGTTTGGCGGCGCTCATGGCTCTGTCACGCCACCAATCGTGCAAAGCTCATTGTTCACCTTTGACAGTTATCAGGCTTTTGAGGACCGGATGGCGGGTCGCAGCGACACTGCCATCTACACCCGTGTGCAAAACCCGACTGTGGCCGCATTCGAGGCGCTGATGGCCACAGCCGAGCAGGGAGAGGCCGCCGTTGGTTTTGCCTCGGGTATGGCTGCGATCTCTTCGACCATTATCGCCTTTGTTAAACCCGGCGACCGTATCGCTTGCGTGGAACATGCCTATCCTGACTCATATCGTTTGTTTGAGCGACTGTTGCGTCCTTTCGGCGTTGAAATCTCGTATCATTCGATAGCAGCGTTAGAGAACGACCCTGACTTGCTAAAAGGCGTAAAGCTCGCCTATCTGGAAAGTCCCAATTCGGTCGTGTTCGAGCCAATGAACCTGCCCAAGGTGGCAGAGCACGCGCGGCGGCATGGGGCGCTGACCGTGATCGACAATTCCTGGGCAACGCCCATTTTCCAAAACCCGCTTACGCTTGGAATTGATATTGTCGTTCACTCGGCCTCAAAGTTCATATCGGGGCATTCGGACACTGTGGCTGGCGTTGTTGTGTCTTCGAATGAATTGATCAACCGAATCCGCGATCTGTCGCTATCGCTGCTGGGTGGCAAACTTGCGCCGTTCGAGGCCTTCCTACTCACACGTGGGCTGCGCACACTGGATGCACGGATGCGGCAGCATCAAGCCACGGCGAATACATTTGTCGACCGGTTGTCTAATTTGCCCTGCGTAACGCGGGTACATTCACCCGGTGCGAATTCGGTGCCAGGTCTACGCGGACGCTCTGGCCTGATGTCATTCGAACTAGACGATAGCATAGACATTCCGCGCCTGTCCGATGCGCTCAGCCTGTTCAGGCTGGGGGTCAGTTGGGGTGGTTTTGAGAGCTTGATACTGCCTGCGCGTGTGGCACTTGCACAGGCTGGCGAAGAAAATTCGATGCAGCGGTTCGGCGTTTCGCCGTCGCTGATGCGGATCAGCCTTGGACTGGAGAATGTCGACGATCTTTGGGCGGATTTTGAGTCCGCCCTGAGCAAGAGTGCCGCGTAACGCGACACCAAAAAAAACCACATTACCAACCGGAGGAAACATGAGACATCTCTTCAAGAGTATAGGGGTCGCCGCGACACTGCTGGCGTCATCGGCCTACGCAGACACAACTTTGAAACTGGTCGAAGTCATCACCAGCCCAGCACGCACGGAAACGTTGCAGGCACTGGTGAACAACTATGAGGCCGCGAATGACGGTGTCACAGTAGAAATCATTAGCCTGCCCTGGGGTCAGGCCTTTGAAAAGCTGGCCACGATGGTGGCCGGGGGCGATGTTCCCGATGTCGTTGAAATGCCAGATTCGTGGCTAGCGCTTTACGCAGGGTCCGACCAGTTGGCCAGTCTTGAGGAGCATATTTCTGGCTGGGACCACGGCGAGACTCTAACGCAGAAAACACTGGATATGGCACGCCAATCTGGCGACGCATACATGATCCCCTATGGGTTTTATCTGCGCGCCATGTTCTACAACAAAAAATTGCTCGCAGAAGCAGGGGTCGATGGCCCGCCCGCGACGATGGCAGAGTTCATGGAGGCCTCAAAGATGGTTTCTGCGCTGCCTGGCAAGTCAGGATACTGCCTCCGTGGTGGCCCCGGTGGCACCAATGGCTGGATCATGATGGCGGCCGGAATGAACGGCACCAATGATTTTTTCACTGAGGACGGAAAAAGCCGTTTGAATGAACCCGGCTCGGTCAAAGGTATCCAGTTCATGCTTGATCTGTACCAGAACGGCTATGCGCCCAAGGACAGCGTCAACTGGGGATTCAATGAAATCGTCGCTGGTTTCTATTCGGGCACCTGCGCATTCCTGGATCAGGACCCTGACGCATTGATCGCAATTGCCGAGCGTATGCCAGCCGACGATTTTGCCGTTATCCCAATGCCAACGGGCCCTTCTGGCAAGGCATTCCCGACTATTGGATTTGCTGGCTGGTCCGTGTTTAAGTCAACCGAGCATGAAGATGACGCTTGGAACCTGGTCGCGGCATTGTCCAACCCTGAAGCAAACTCCACATGGTCAAAGCACGTTGGCGTAATCCCGATTCATGAAGGTGCAGATCAGGATCCGCATTTCCAGACCGAGCAGTTCAAGGGCTGGTTCGACGAGCTGAACGGCGCACAGTATGAGCCAACGATCATGCCGACCTACCTCGAACAATGGGGGTACTTTGGCAGCACAATGGTGATTGAAACCGCACAAGAGGCCCTGCTGGGTCAGCGCAGCGCACAAGATCTTGCCGATGAATGGGCCGCCTTCCTAACAGCGGAACATGCCAAGTGGAAAGCCGCGCAGTGATTACGCGCAAACATAATGTGGTGGAGCCCGGTGAAAACCGGGCTCGGCGCTCGCTCTACTGGCAGTATGCGGTCGAACCTTTCTTTTATCTGTCCCCAGCGATCATCCTGATCGGAGCCGTGATGCTGATGCCGCTGGTGATTGGTATTTCATATTCTTTCCAGGCCATTGATCTGCTGCGCCCATTCAACACCGGTTGGGTGGGTTTCGAGAATTACACAAAGCTTTGGTCGGATCGCAAATTCTGGCTTGCATTGGAAAACACATTTTGGTGGACGTTCTGGTCGATCACGCTTCAGTTTTTTCTGGGTCTCGGGTTGGCAATGCTTCTCAACACTCAATTTTACGGCAAAAAGCTTTTTCAGGCGCTGGTGTTTCTACCCTGGGCCGTGCCCACTTTTTTGTCGGCGCTGACCTGGGCCTGGTTGTTCAACCCGGTGATCGGCCCTATCCCGCATTGGTTGACAGCATTGGGAGTATTGTCAGAACCCTACAACATTCTGGGTGACCCCGATCTAGCACTTTGGGGCCCGATTACAGCTAACGTCTGGTTTGGTGTTCCGTTCTTTGCCATCACGCTACTTGCAGCATTACAGTCCATTCCCGGCGATATGTATGAAGCCGCAGAAATCGACGGTGCCAGCACATGGCAGGCTTTCACCAAGATCACCCTGCCCTTTCTGGCTCCGATGATTGCTATCACCGTGATGCTGAGGACTATCTGGATCGCTAACTTCGCCGATTTGATCTTTGTCATGACTGGTGGCGGTCCGGCAAGTTCAACACAGATTGTATCCTCGTATATCTTCACAACCGCCTTCAGAAAGCTAGACTTTGGCTACGCGTCAGCCATTGCAGTCGCGCTGTTAGGCATCTTGATGGTCTATGCCGTCATTCTTCTGGTGCTTCGCAAGAAGCTGGTAAAGTTCTGAGACTCCGATGATTTTCACACAGATACAGCGCCCTGCAATGACTCTCGGAAAATATGCGGCAATTCTGTTTTACCTGACGTTTGCGCTGTTTCCTTTGTATTGGCTGTTGAAGATCGCAGTGACACCAGACAGGTTGATCTATTCTGACGGAACCCGGGCCTGGCCCAGCGAATTCACTCTTTCAAATTTTTCGGCAGTCCTTTTTCAAACTGACTTTTTGTCGTATTTCTCCAATTCTCTGGTAGTTTCATTAGGTACTGCAGGATTGACCACGATTTTCGCTGCAAGTGCCGGGTACGCCTTCTCTCGGTTCAATTTTGGCGGCAAGAAGATCATTATCGCAGTGATGTTGATTACGCAGATGTTTCCGCTGCTGATGATCATCGCCCCGATCTACAAGGTTGTCGCAAGTCTGGGCCTGCTCAATTCACTGACCAGCCTGATCATCGTCTACACTGCCTTCAACATCCCCTTTGCAACCTTCCTGATGCAATCCTTCTTTGACGGCATCCCCAAAGATCTGGAAGAAGCTGCGATGATGGACGGTTGTTCGCGATTTCAGGCGCTGCGCAAGGTTATCTTTCCACTGACATTGCCTGGGCTCGGGGCCACACTGGGCTTTGTGTTCACCGCCGCATGGTCAGAGTTGTTGTTCGCACTGATGCTGATCAGCAAGAACGACACCATGACATTCCCCGTTGGGCTTTTGACCTTCGTGTCAAAGTTCTCTGTCGATTGGGGACAAATGATGGCCGCCGGAGTACTGGCACTGGTGCCTAGCTGTCTCTTCTTTATCTTCATTCAACGCTATCTTGTGCAGGGCCTGACGTCCGGCGCGGTCAAAGGGTAAAAGGCAAAAATGGCACGTATCCAACTTAAGAACGTCGCAAAAAGCTATGGCTCTGTCGAAGTCTTGCGCAACATTAACCTGGACATTCGGGATGGAGAGTTCGTTGTCCTTGTCGGGCCATCTGGCTGTGGCAAGTCAACACTGTTGCGGATGATTGCAGGGTTAGAACCAATCACCGCCGGTGATTTTGAAATTGATGACAAACGTATGAACGATGTGCGCCCCCGTGATCGCGACATCGCAATGGTATTCCAATCTTACGCGCTCTATCCGCATATGGATGTGGCGCGGAATATGGGTTTTTCGATGGAAATCCGAGGCGACGCTGCTGAAACACGCAAAAACCGTGTCACCGAAGTCGGTAAGACCCTTGGGTTGAGTAGCCTGTTACAGCGACTGCCAAAAGAACTATCAGGCGGTCAGCGTCAGCGGGTTGCCATGGGGCGGGCCATTATCCGCGACCCACGGGCGTTCCTGTTCGATGAGCCACTTTCAAATCTGGATGCAGCACTGCGTGTTGAAATGCGTCTGGAAATCGCGCGCCTGCATCAGAAATTGAGCGCGACCATGATCTATGTGACCCATGATCAGGTTGAGGCCTTGACCCTGGCTGACCGTATCGTCGTTCTAGACAACGGCAATGTTCAGCAAGTCGGAAGCCCTCTGGATCTATATGAGCAGCCCGCAAATAAATTCGTTGCACAATTCATCGGATCTCCCACGATGAATGTCGTGCCAGTGTCCCCTGCCAAGGGCGGGGTGACACTGGCCAATGGGTTGTTTTTATCCACTCCGCATCTGGCTGACACCAGTGAGGCTTTTGAGCTGGGCATTCGACCAGAGCATATCGATGTTGTGGCAGATGATGGACAGTGCCTGACCGCTGTAGCCGACGTGGTCGAACATCTTGGCTCTGACACCAATATTTACGCGTTGGTTGACGGTCTTGGGCCGATGATGGTGCGTGTGCACGGAAATATTGCAACCAAATCCGGTGATCGGTTTGGTCTAAGGCTTAGGGCTCCCAACGCCCATATCTTTGGGTTTGACGGCAGAGCCCTTGCGCGCGCCATATCACGGGCGGCCTGAACTCAGAAATCCTGAGCAAGATTGCTAACGTCATCCAATGTGTCGATCAATCTACTAACCCTTTAAAACTAATGATATAGAGGCGGTTTAAAAGTTCCTTTGTGTGCAGGATCTAGGAGCCCAAAGGGGTCGTTCTTTAACCAAGAGCGGTAAATGAGGTCAAGGTTCTCCTAATCGAGCCCAAAGGAAAACCCAACTCGGTCGATTTTGGTCGAGAGCCGACCCCGAAGCCTCGCATCTGATTTGAAACTGCGGCGAAGAAGCGGACATACAGATGCGTCGCCGCATCAAGTAAGAAGGGCTCGCTCGGGGCATTCGCTACGCGTCGCGCCAATGCCTGCTCAGCTGTACCTGACTGCGGATGCTCAATTGCAAAATATGTTTAAGTATTTGGCAAAGTTCGTGGATTTCGTATGAGGGTCTATTAGCTATCTCCGCTATTCCTAACTTGGAAACGGAGCGCCAGATTTTTCGCATACCTGCTGATGTTAAAAGCAGTCCAGTTTTGACACGTTTTGGCCCAATCCACATATACTGACGTCGGTCGGAGGTGCAGCAAACTGCAATAAAGACTCTTACCAGCCCTTAGCTAAAGTGGCCACGAACGGCGGCTGTAGTCCGTTTGCTACATTATTGGATGAGTGAAGCGGCCCAGTTTCTGTACCATGCACATTTCGACTGGAAGTCGGAGACCAATCATTTACTGCGGTCTACGTGAGCGGCGGCGAGAGCATCAATTGGTCCCTCTTCAATCGCCCACAAAAGTAAAGAATGGACCATTGCGAACCTTGGTGCAAATCACGTCTAACGGCCGCTTCCAACCCACTTCTTGCCGACGGAGCGGCGAATGAGCCGGGAGCGGACCGCGTCACGCTCCTTTACAGTGTCTAGGAAAATCTGTTTTTTGCCCTCGATACCGTTTTCCAGAACTTCAAGTCATTGAGTTTCATCAGTACTATCATAATTGCGCTGGTTTCTGCGCAACGGATCCGAATGTACATCTAGCCTACTCAACAAACTATTTTCTTTGTTTTCAATGAAATTGATACGGTCAAAGCAGGTGTGCGGGAAGGAAAGATCAAGTTTCCTTGGGTTTGAGATTATTGAACGATTTTTCACCTCGAAGTGAAAAACCTACCTCTTCTTTCTGCTTATGCGACCGGCAATGTAGCGATATCCGGCACAGATCCGCGACAGATCGGCCCTGTCCGCCATGGAAGCGGTCAACGCCGATTGCCACAAGATCGACGTCTTTGTTGAGTGGCCAGACGGCACCATAAACCGGCCACAGATTGTTGCGTTTCAGGACTTATACTCCGACAAGATCCTGTCCTGGCGGGTGGACCATGACCCAAACAAAGTCATGGTAATGGCCGCGTTTGGGGAAATGGTGGAACACTGGGGCATTCCACGGCGCTGCCTGTTCGACAACGGGCGCGAATTTGCCAACAATTGGATGACAGCGGGTGCGCCAACCCGTTTTCAGTTCAAGATCTGCAAAGACGATCCAAAAGGCGTCTTGCCACTGTTAGGCATTCAGATGCACTGGGCCACTCCGGCGCATGGCCAGGCTAAACCGATTGAACGGGCGTTTCGCGATCTTGCCAGCGACGTAGCCAAGGACCCGCGCTTTGCCGGGGCCTATGTTGGCAACCGCCCGGACGCCAAACCAGAGAATTATGGCAGCCGCGCCATCAAAGCGGCTGAGTTTATTGAAGTTCTGGAAGAGGGCATCCTTGAACACAACGCCCGCCCTGGTCGGCGGTCAGGCAATGCCAAGGGCAGGTCCTTTGATGAGATCTTCGCCAAGAGCTATGAAAACGCCCCGATTCAGAAGGCCACAGAAGAGCAACGCCGCCTTTGGCTCATGGGGCAAGCCAGCGCCAAGCTGCACAAAAACAGCGGACAACTGACCTTCCACGGCAACGTCTATCACTGCGATTGGATGAGTCAGGACGCTGGGCGCAAGATCATTGTCCGGTATGACCCTGAGGATCTGCACAGCGGCGTCCACATATATGGACCAGATGGCGACTATCTTGGCTTTGCTGAATGCCAGCAAAAGATCGGTTTCTTTGATCTGGAGGGCGCACGATCCACTGCCAGCCGGCGTAGCAAAATCGTCAAAGCTGAGAAGGCCCTGCGCGACCTGCACCGGCCCATACCAGTTGACCAGATTGTCGCCGATATGAACAAGACCCGCACCACAACCAGCCCCCTGATGGAGGCCAAAGTGGTGACGGGGATGTTCCCGACCGCGCCATCGTCACTAACGCCTTCAACACAGACAAAGAAGGTCAGATCAATCGCGCTGAGATATTCAAGCTCCTGAGCCTGGAGATCCAGGACACCCGCTGGCAGCGCGCTATGCGGGCCATCCGAGACGCCATGCGTGTGGTTGGCAAAGCAACTTATGTGCGCTGCTACCAACGCCCCACACCGGATGCCAAGTGGCAGCACATCACCATTGATCTAGCCAAAGCCTGAAGGGGAGCTCAAAATGCCGATGACAAACGAAGAATTTCGCGCGCGCCTGCATTCCAGTTTTAGCGCCTCTACCACCGCCCAGGCCCGCGCCATGATGACATTGTTCGGGCGACTTACCCTGCTCATCAGTGACGCCAAGAGCGCTGGCATCACCGCTGCCGACATGAACCTGATCATCCAGGAAGAAATGGCGACTGCTGACCGCCGTCTGGCCGGGTTTGCGGATCGGTTTCCTCAGGATGCCAACCTGGACATGGAGGCCTGACATGAGCCGCGCCCTGCAACAAAAGATCCACATCGGTTGCCGCGAACTTGGCCTGGACGGTGACGCGCGCCGTGCCTTGCAGCTTGTAGTGACCGGTAAGAAATCCATGAAAGACATAAGCGACGCCGACCTTTTTAAGGTGCTTAAACGGCTAAAAGCCGACGGCTTTAAAACCTCTTCAAAGGGTAAGAAAAAGCATAAACCAGCCCCGCGCCCGGATCTGCGCCTGGTGCATGTGGTTTGGACCAAGCTCGGCGACGCAGGCGAGCTGCGTGACCCCAGCCGCGCCGGGCTGAATAAATTCATTCGCGACCAGTTTGGCAACGCCTGGGGCTCGGTTCCTGCCGACATCGACATGTTGCGCAATCACAAACAAATAAATGCCGTGATCCAAGCCCTGAAGGCCTGGGGAGCGCGCGCTGGCATCGGTTTTGACTGGGCGGAGCATCGCAAGTGAGCGATGGCTTCAAGCCATATCTACCCGGCGTTCTGGCGCTGATCGCTGATGAGATCAGCGTCGACCTTGCCGTACGCCTGGGCAAACAGCGCGGCGGTCGCGAGGTCTATCTCGCCAAGGACCCTGCCCCCGGTTGTTCCCTTTCGAAACTTGTCGGGCAAGCCAATGCCCAAAAGCTCTACAAGCTGCTCGGCAGCGGCAAGATTCTGGTGCCTGCCGGAAACATCAGCGGGCAAACCGGACGGCGCCAACGGATCGCCATGCTGCTGGACCAAGGCTTGAGCCATTCCCTCATTGCCGCAGAGGTCGACGTTCATATCCGGACTGTGGAACGCATGTCAGCAGAACTGCGCTGCCCTAAGGATCAGCGCCAGTCTGATCTTTTCCTCTAAATCCTGATCGACCTAACTGGTGATCGCGCCGGATGATCTCCGCCGTCTGCAGGCCTGTTGAGAAAATCCACCCTCCCACACTCTGGTTTTCATTCCTAAGCAGGAAAAAGGCAGTATTTTGCCTATTCATTCCGTTTCACCCCAGCAAGCAGAGAACTGCAGGCCGGACCTGTTCTGAGGATCGCCGTTAAATACCACTTAAACGGGACAGCATCGCGGTTGTGATAATTTCCGCCCCGAAGTAGCGTTCAGGCGGAAAGTGACCTCAGCGGCCCGCAAATCGAGCCCCTGAGATCTCGCCAAATCTCCGACAAAATTTGCCCAGCGCGTTTTGGCTTTGGACCCGACACGTGACGGGGCGGTACACACCGACGAGTGCCGGCATCAAGATCCTATGCCAGACACACACGCCCCCCTGAACCTACTAACCTGTGATGAAATGATTGATCTCGGGATGACCGTCCCTGAGATCCTCGAAGAGCTGGAAGACAGCCTTGGTCCGGACGCCGTCTGGAAGTTGACAGGTCTCTTTGGCGGTACTGAAACCAACATTCCGCATCAGCACAGCTTGGCGCGCTCAATCCTAACCGAGCAACTTGGTGATCAGATCAGCTATTGGCTGTTCATGACCTATGGTCCGGGGCGGATCCAAATCCCGCTTGGGCCGCATTCCAGCCGAGCCCTTAAAATGGCCGCCTTCCGAGCCGCGCTTCTCACCCGCCAGCCCCACCGCAAAATTTCCCGCTCCCTGGGCTGTCACGTTCGCACAGTTGAACGCGCCAAGCGCGAACTGGTCACAGCTGGGTTTCTCTAGAGCGGTTGGGGTTTGCCCCAGACACGAC
This portion of the Parasedimentitalea marina genome encodes:
- a CDS encoding DUF3164 family protein; translation: MFKLLSLEIQDTRWQRAMRAIRDAMRVVGKATYVRCYQRPTPDAKWQHITIDLAKA
- a CDS encoding gp16 family protein; the encoded protein is MSRALQQKIHIGCRELGLDGDARRALQLVVTGKKSMKDISDADLFKVLKRLKADGFKTSSKGKKKHKPAPRPDLRLVHVVWTKLGDAGELRDPSRAGLNKFIRDQFGNAWGSVPADIDMLRNHKQINAVIQALKAWGARAGIGFDWAEHRK
- a CDS encoding transposase domain-containing protein yields the protein MEAVNADCHKIDVFVEWPDGTINRPQIVAFQDLYSDKILSWRVDHDPNKVMVMAAFGEMVEHWGIPRRCLFDNGREFANNWMTAGAPTRFQFKICKDDPKGVLPLLGIQMHWATPAHGQAKPIERAFRDLASDVAKDPRFAGAYVGNRPDAKPENYGSRAIKAAEFIEVLEEGILEHNARPGRRSGNAKGRSFDEIFAKSYENAPIQKATEEQRRLWLMGQASAKLHKNSGQLTFHGNVYHCDWMSQDAGRKIIVRYDPEDLHSGVHIYGPDGDYLGFAECQQKIGFFDLEGARSTASRRSKIVKAEKALRDLHRPIPVDQIVADMNKTRTTTSPLMEAKVVTGMFPTAPSSLTPSTQTKKVRSIALRYSSS